One window of Microcoleus vaginatus PCC 9802 genomic DNA carries:
- a CDS encoding carbamoyl-phosphate synthase small subunit, with translation MSLSTAQPALLVLADGTAYRGWSFGADATVVGEVVFNTGMTGYQEVLTDPSYCGQIVTFTYPELGNTGVNLEDEESSRPQIRGAIARNVCSRPSNWRCSQSLQDYLKQYDIPGIYGIDTRALTRKIRTVGAINGGISTTILDQAELLEQVQDAPSMDGLNLVQEVTTREVYEWSEATDSVWEFSPTVKPANGEMWTVVALDFGIKRNILRRLASYGCRVIVVPADTSPEEILKYNPDGIFLSNGPGDPAAVTEGIATAKALLKSDKPVFGICMGHQILGLSLGAETFKLKFGHRGLNHPAGLTQQVEITSQNHGFAINPDSLVPEVEITHLNLNDRTVAGLKHKTLPLFSVQYHPEASPGPHDADYLFDRFVQSMRDNQKVASSK, from the coding sequence ATGTCACTTTCAACTGCACAACCCGCTCTCCTAGTCCTGGCTGACGGTACTGCTTACCGCGGCTGGTCGTTTGGCGCTGACGCCACCGTCGTTGGCGAAGTAGTATTTAATACGGGAATGACGGGCTACCAAGAAGTATTGACCGATCCCAGCTATTGCGGTCAAATTGTAACTTTTACTTATCCAGAATTGGGCAATACCGGGGTAAATCTAGAAGACGAAGAATCCTCGCGCCCGCAAATTCGGGGTGCGATCGCCCGGAACGTATGCAGCCGCCCCAGCAACTGGCGCTGCTCGCAATCTCTGCAAGACTACCTGAAACAGTACGATATCCCCGGAATTTACGGGATCGACACCCGCGCCCTCACTCGCAAAATTCGCACGGTGGGAGCGATCAACGGTGGCATTTCGACCACGATTCTCGACCAGGCGGAACTTTTGGAGCAAGTGCAAGATGCCCCCAGCATGGACGGGCTGAATCTGGTCCAGGAAGTCACCACTCGCGAGGTTTACGAGTGGTCTGAAGCCACGGACTCGGTTTGGGAGTTCAGTCCTACAGTCAAACCTGCTAACGGCGAAATGTGGACGGTGGTAGCGCTAGACTTTGGGATCAAGCGCAACATCCTGCGGCGTTTGGCGAGTTACGGGTGTCGGGTCATCGTTGTCCCCGCTGACACGTCGCCAGAGGAAATCCTCAAATACAACCCGGACGGCATTTTTCTGTCCAACGGCCCCGGAGATCCGGCGGCGGTAACGGAAGGGATCGCGACTGCGAAAGCTTTGTTAAAGTCCGACAAACCCGTATTCGGCATCTGCATGGGACACCAAATTTTGGGACTTTCCTTGGGTGCAGAAACTTTTAAACTTAAGTTCGGCCACCGGGGATTGAATCATCCAGCGGGTTTAACTCAGCAAGTAGAAATTACTAGCCAAAATCATGGTTTTGCCATCAACCCCGATTCCCTAGTCCCCGAAGTAGAAATTACTCATCTCAATTTGAACGATCGCACCGTAGCCGGATTGAAGCATAAAACTCTGCCACTTTTCTCAGTGCAGTACCACCCAGAAGCCAGTCCGGGCCCGCACGACGCCGATTATTTATTCGATCGATTCGTGCAGTCAATGCGAGACAATCAGAAAGTAGCCAGCAGTAAATAG
- a CDS encoding alpha/beta hydrolase, producing the protein MPHHKLSVSVKGKGFPILCLHGHPGSGDCMSVFTEHLSQRFQTIAPDLRGYGNSRTSTFFEMTDHLVDLEALLDRLGVDRCLVIGWSLGGILALELAMKYPQRVTGLILLASAAKPRGSHPPISWQDNLYTGLAGIINWAIPGWQWNIDTFARRSLFRYLIQQHNATPYRYLAQAGTPAYLKTSNTATKALNTALRAGYDRLMHLGDIHCPSLVLAGEGDRHITSESSLETARHLHDCQWHCYPNTAHLFPWEIPDRVVADIDRWIESHPEAVGNYEC; encoded by the coding sequence ATGCCGCATCACAAACTCAGTGTTTCCGTCAAAGGCAAAGGGTTTCCGATTCTCTGCTTGCACGGCCATCCAGGTTCCGGCGATTGTATGTCCGTCTTCACAGAACACCTATCACAACGCTTCCAAACGATCGCCCCCGACTTGCGCGGCTACGGCAACAGCCGCACCTCAACTTTCTTTGAAATGACCGATCATCTGGTCGATTTAGAAGCACTATTAGACAGATTAGGAGTCGATCGGTGTTTGGTGATCGGATGGTCTTTGGGAGGGATTTTAGCCCTGGAATTAGCCATGAAATATCCCCAGCGAGTCACCGGTTTGATTCTCCTTGCATCAGCAGCCAAACCGCGAGGAAGTCACCCTCCCATCTCTTGGCAAGATAACCTTTACACCGGTTTAGCCGGAATTATCAATTGGGCGATACCCGGTTGGCAGTGGAATATCGATACTTTTGCTAGGCGATCGCTCTTTCGCTACTTGATACAGCAGCATAACGCCACCCCTTACCGCTACTTAGCACAGGCAGGTACCCCCGCCTACCTCAAGACTTCCAACACGGCTACCAAGGCGTTAAATACCGCTCTGAGGGCTGGATACGATCGACTGATGCACCTGGGCGACATTCATTGTCCCAGCTTGGTGCTCGCCGGAGAGGGCGATCGGCACATCACCTCAGAGTCGAGTTTAGAAACCGCCCGCCACCTGCACGACTGTCAGTGGCACTGCTATCCCAATACAGCCCACTTGTTCCCTTGGGAAATTCCCGATCGGGTAGTCGCAGACATTGATCGCTGGATTGAGAGTCACCCCGAAGCAGTTGGCAATTACGAGTGTTGA
- the gatA gene encoding Asp-tRNA(Asn)/Glu-tRNA(Gln) amidotransferase subunit GatA, giving the protein MASIRELHRQLVNKERSAVEITQETLDRITQLEPKLKSFLCVTADSALAQAHKVDAQIAAGEQIGLLAGIPIAVKDNMCTEGVPTTCASRILENFVPPYDATVVSKLQAAGAVIVGKTNMDEFAMGSSTETSAYQVTANPWDLERVPGGSSGGSAAAVAAGECVVSLGSDTGGSIRQPAAFCGLVGLKPTYGLVSRYGLVAYASSLDQIGPFGRTVEDSAILLGAIAGYDPRDSTSLNVPIPDYAQALRPSLRPKGQIRIGVIKETFGVGLDSGVKDAVTKAIEQFQQLGAEIQVISCPRFRYGLPTYYIIAPSEASANLARYDGVKYGFRSPDSDNLLDMYAKTRSQGFGAEVKRRIAIGTYVLSAGYYDAYYLKAQKVRTLIKEDFEKAFSQVDVLVCPTAPTTAFKAGEKFNDPLSMYLSDLMTIPVNLAGLPALNLPCGFDDKGLPVGIQLIGNVLQESRLFQVAHAYEQSTNWHLHHPEFINF; this is encoded by the coding sequence ATGGCATCCATCCGCGAGTTGCACCGACAACTGGTCAATAAAGAACGCTCTGCTGTGGAAATTACTCAAGAAACATTAGACCGAATTACCCAGCTAGAGCCGAAGTTGAAAAGCTTTCTGTGCGTGACGGCAGACAGCGCATTGGCACAGGCCCATAAAGTGGATGCCCAAATCGCAGCCGGAGAGCAAATTGGTCTGTTGGCCGGCATCCCGATCGCCGTTAAAGACAATATGTGTACCGAGGGCGTTCCCACAACCTGCGCCTCTCGAATTTTGGAGAATTTTGTTCCTCCCTACGATGCCACCGTCGTCTCCAAACTCCAAGCAGCCGGTGCGGTGATTGTGGGTAAGACGAATATGGACGAGTTTGCAATGGGGAGCTCGACAGAAACTTCTGCCTATCAAGTTACCGCGAATCCTTGGGACTTGGAGCGCGTGCCCGGAGGGTCTTCTGGCGGTTCTGCCGCAGCGGTAGCGGCTGGAGAATGCGTCGTGAGTTTGGGTTCTGATACTGGGGGATCGATCCGCCAACCTGCTGCTTTTTGCGGTTTGGTGGGTCTGAAACCGACTTATGGGTTGGTTTCTCGCTACGGTTTGGTCGCCTATGCTTCTTCTCTCGATCAAATCGGGCCCTTTGGTCGCACTGTTGAGGATTCAGCGATTTTGTTGGGGGCGATCGCCGGTTATGATCCGAGAGATTCCACGAGTCTTAATGTCCCAATTCCTGACTACGCTCAAGCTTTAAGACCCAGTTTGCGACCGAAGGGTCAGATTAGAATTGGTGTAATTAAAGAAACTTTTGGTGTAGGGCTGGACTCGGGGGTTAAAGACGCTGTTACTAAGGCGATCGAGCAATTTCAACAATTGGGCGCAGAAATTCAAGTCATTTCTTGTCCCCGGTTCCGCTACGGTTTGCCCACTTACTACATCATTGCTCCCTCGGAAGCTTCGGCAAATTTGGCGCGATATGATGGAGTCAAATACGGTTTCCGGTCTCCAGACTCCGATAATCTTTTGGATATGTATGCCAAAACCCGCTCTCAAGGGTTCGGTGCGGAAGTTAAACGCCGGATTGCGATCGGCACTTACGTATTGTCGGCTGGATATTACGATGCCTATTATCTAAAAGCTCAAAAAGTTCGGACTTTGATTAAAGAAGACTTTGAAAAAGCTTTTTCTCAAGTTGATGTTTTAGTCTGTCCCACAGCTCCTACTACCGCATTTAAGGCAGGGGAAAAATTCAATGACCCCCTAAGTATGTATTTGTCAGATTTGATGACTATTCCCGTGAATCTGGCTGGTTTGCCAGCTTTGAATTTGCCCTGCGGATTTGATGATAAAGGACTGCCCGTGGGTATACAACTGATTGGTAATGTTTTGCAAGAATCTCGGTTGTTTCAAGTGGCTCACGCTTACGAACAGTCTACAAATTGGCACTTACACCACCCCGAATTCATTAATTTTTGA
- a CDS encoding ribonuclease III: MSPIADDGLKLSLTDISLNRVHPARATPAEIERISPAAWAYLGDAVYELYVRSSYLVPPKKLQAYHELVVGQVRAETQARHLRSLSPYLNSTELAIVKRGRNAAAGRSKRADPEIYQQASSLETLVGYLYLTDPERLTELLGLLDLET; this comes from the coding sequence ATGTCGCCGATCGCAGATGACGGGCTCAAACTGAGTCTGACGGATATCAGTTTAAATCGAGTGCATCCTGCGAGGGCTACACCAGCAGAAATAGAAAGGATTTCGCCCGCAGCCTGGGCATATTTGGGAGATGCAGTGTACGAACTCTACGTTCGCAGTTCGTACTTAGTCCCACCCAAAAAATTGCAAGCTTATCACGAATTGGTGGTGGGGCAAGTACGAGCCGAAACTCAAGCGCGTCACTTGCGATCGCTCTCTCCTTACTTGAACAGTACAGAATTAGCAATTGTCAAGCGCGGCCGCAATGCAGCAGCGGGCCGTTCTAAGCGAGCAGATCCAGAGATATACCAACAAGCCAGCAGTTTAGAAACCTTGGTCGGATATTTGTATCTCACCGATCCCGAAAGATTGACCGAACTTCTGGGACTTTTAGATCTTGAGACTTAA
- the rlmB gene encoding 23S rRNA (guanosine(2251)-2'-O)-methyltransferase RlmB, producing MRKFTRPNSSRSNSDSKPFKSEGRRQDSQPSSARFERKPRPETRGVDAPQKRSTFAPQSREMPVRAIFKRRVDSDSQPEIRRNNTFQDRDSSPQESRGNYYQDRDSSPQPARNNFRDRDRDSSPQPARNNFRDRDRDSSPQPARNNFRDRDRDSSPQPARNNFRDRDRDSSPQPARNNFRDRDRDSRPQESRGNYYKDRDKDNSPQEFRGNHFRDRDKDRDTRPVDSASNTVVQPDADTDDMIYGRHAVQAALETNQVLNRIWVVPHLRYDPRFHSLLTEAKTNGSIIDEVDDLRLDYITRKANHQGVAAQVSAYEYLDLSELIAKAKSACEDPVIVVAEGLNDPHNLGAIIRTAEALGSQGMVIPQRRAVGITSAVRKVAAGALESLPVARVVNLNRALEELKEAGFWIYGTAAGVGQSVETVKFSGPTVLVVGGEAEGLSLLIQRGCDGLVSIPLRGNTPSLNVSVATGMALYEIYRQRGPKKFHVHGS from the coding sequence ATGAGAAAATTTACCAGACCAAACTCCTCGCGATCTAATTCCGACAGCAAACCCTTCAAAAGCGAAGGCCGCCGTCAGGACTCACAACCATCCTCTGCCCGCTTTGAACGCAAGCCCCGTCCCGAAACTCGCGGAGTAGACGCGCCTCAAAAGCGATCGACCTTCGCTCCGCAATCGCGAGAAATGCCCGTGAGAGCAATTTTCAAACGCAGAGTCGATTCCGACAGCCAACCGGAAATTCGCAGAAATAATACTTTCCAAGACAGAGACAGCAGCCCGCAGGAATCCCGGGGCAATTATTACCAAGACAGAGACAGCAGCCCGCAGCCGGCCCGCAACAATTTCCGAGACAGAGACAGAGACAGCAGCCCGCAGCCGGCCCGCAACAATTTCCGAGACAGAGACAGAGACAGCAGCCCGCAGCCGGCCCGCAACAATTTCCGAGATAGAGACAGAGACAGCAGCCCGCAGCCGGCCCGCAACAATTTCCGAGATAGAGACAGAGACAGCAGCCCGCAGCCGGCCCGCAACAATTTCCGAGACAGAGACAGAGACAGCAGACCGCAGGAATCCAGGGGCAATTATTACAAAGACAGAGACAAAGACAATAGCCCGCAAGAATTCCGGGGCAACCATTTCAGAGACAGAGACAAAGACAGAGACACTCGCCCTGTTGACAGTGCCTCAAATACAGTCGTGCAACCAGACGCAGACACAGACGACATGATTTACGGCCGCCATGCGGTGCAAGCAGCTTTAGAAACAAACCAAGTCCTCAACCGGATTTGGGTTGTCCCCCACCTGCGCTACGATCCCCGCTTTCACAGCTTGCTAACGGAAGCCAAGACCAACGGCAGCATCATTGATGAAGTTGACGATTTGCGCCTCGACTACATCACGCGCAAGGCAAACCACCAAGGCGTCGCGGCTCAAGTATCAGCCTACGAATACCTGGATTTGAGCGAACTGATCGCAAAAGCTAAGTCGGCTTGCGAAGATCCAGTAATTGTGGTAGCCGAAGGACTCAACGACCCGCATAATCTAGGGGCGATTATTCGCACCGCAGAAGCATTGGGCTCTCAGGGCATGGTGATTCCGCAGCGGCGGGCTGTTGGGATTACCTCGGCAGTGAGAAAAGTGGCAGCAGGGGCATTGGAAAGCCTGCCCGTGGCGAGGGTTGTCAATCTTAACCGGGCGCTGGAAGAACTCAAAGAGGCTGGATTCTGGATTTATGGTACTGCAGCAGGCGTCGGTCAATCTGTAGAGACAGTCAAGTTCTCTGGGCCCACTGTTTTAGTGGTAGGTGGTGAAGCTGAGGGTTTGAGCCTTTTGATACAGCGCGGATGTGACGGATTAGTTTCAATTCCTTTAAGGGGCAATACTCCTAGCCTGAATGTCTCGGTAGCAACGGGGATGGCTTTATACGAAATTTACCGTCAGCGCGGGCCCAAAAAGTTTCACGTACACGGATCGTAA
- a CDS encoding DUF1816 domain-containing protein yields MKEFLISLLNFFGLAWWVEVKTSAPRCIYYFGPFLTDGEAEAAKAGYVEDIENEGAEGVSVSIQRCKPITLTVAEDLGKLGDGGLWPVLSGQ; encoded by the coding sequence ATGAAAGAATTCTTGATTAGCTTGCTCAACTTTTTCGGATTGGCTTGGTGGGTTGAAGTTAAAACTTCAGCGCCGCGGTGCATTTACTATTTTGGCCCGTTCTTAACCGATGGAGAGGCGGAAGCTGCAAAAGCAGGATATGTAGAAGACATAGAAAATGAAGGGGCAGAAGGTGTTAGTGTTTCTATTCAGCGCTGCAAACCAATTACTTTGACTGTTGCAGAAGATTTGGGAAAGCTTGGTGATGGAGGGCTGTGGCCGGTTTTGAGCGGTCAGTAG
- a CDS encoding serine hydrolase encodes MLDIRCFWSIANKMAAVVAGIGLVQMLTIASSFSQSSNPRSLDELYKIRDRLITELEQPSSPSPEPTLLSGLVPFAANPQEQLLQQLQAVEAQILVEQRAKDDLQQAVRLANRAVETKRQPNQSIESSQQTQFFWHQALNNLQEVPQNSFLASLTASKTQEYRENLTAATFQVQQAKSDFLGALARESGLSAQASIGVCNLSRECVNLRGDVPPASPASLIKLPIAVALMQKVEKEKISLNQEVFVNRGNFTEDASAKITSNRNYPLQLLLEEMIYRSSNIATNQLIDYLGSDYINQFLDNRGYEVTRVNFKLMGAKIMPSNPGSGRNRLTANELTEMMVQIYNGETPGAKLLIETLNRQYDHALGFAALEGTKAQWLGEKTGQNSRVLGTTLAMSVDDEAYVITVIDSRSGELQMRQSISKIADYIVRNPSF; translated from the coding sequence ATGCTAGATATCAGGTGTTTTTGGTCGATCGCCAACAAGATGGCGGCAGTAGTAGCCGGCATCGGACTGGTTCAGATGTTAACCATCGCAAGTTCATTCTCTCAATCATCTAACCCGCGTTCCCTAGACGAACTCTACAAAATTCGCGATCGGCTGATCACCGAATTAGAACAACCCTCTTCTCCCTCCCCAGAACCAACCCTCCTCTCCGGCTTAGTTCCCTTCGCAGCCAATCCTCAAGAACAACTGCTACAGCAGTTGCAAGCGGTGGAAGCTCAAATATTAGTAGAACAGAGGGCTAAGGACGACTTACAGCAAGCAGTCCGTTTAGCCAACCGAGCCGTAGAAACTAAACGGCAGCCAAATCAGTCGATCGAATCTTCGCAGCAAACTCAATTTTTCTGGCATCAGGCCCTCAACAACTTGCAGGAAGTTCCTCAAAATTCATTTTTAGCTTCGCTAACTGCCTCAAAAACTCAAGAATACCGGGAAAATTTAACAGCAGCAACCTTTCAAGTGCAGCAAGCAAAATCTGATTTTTTGGGTGCGCTGGCGCGGGAAAGCGGTTTGTCGGCTCAAGCTTCGATCGGGGTTTGCAACCTTTCTAGAGAGTGCGTAAACCTCCGGGGCGATGTGCCTCCTGCCAGTCCGGCCAGCTTAATTAAATTGCCGATTGCTGTCGCCCTGATGCAAAAAGTCGAAAAGGAAAAAATTAGTCTTAACCAAGAAGTATTCGTCAATCGGGGTAATTTCACCGAAGACGCATCGGCAAAGATTACGTCCAATCGCAATTACCCGCTACAGCTACTGTTAGAAGAAATGATCTATCGCAGCAGCAATATCGCCACCAATCAACTAATCGATTATTTGGGTTCGGATTACATCAATCAATTTTTAGATAATCGCGGCTACGAAGTCACCCGCGTCAACTTCAAATTGATGGGGGCAAAAATTATGCCTTCCAACCCCGGTTCTGGTCGCAACCGCCTGACTGCTAACGAACTCACCGAAATGATGGTGCAAATTTACAACGGCGAAACACCCGGTGCTAAACTATTAATAGAAACTCTCAACCGCCAGTACGATCACGCTCTGGGATTTGCTGCATTGGAAGGAACTAAAGCTCAGTGGTTGGGCGAAAAAACCGGCCAAAATTCCCGGGTACTCGGCACAACTTTAGCGATGAGCGTTGACGACGAGGCCTATGTGATTACTGTGATTGACAGCCGCAGCGGCGAGCTACAAATGCGCCAGTCTATTTCTAAAATTGCCGATTACATTGTCCGAAACCCCAGCTTTTAA
- a CDS encoding helix-turn-helix domain-containing protein — protein sequence MPPKAHLESHLTAEELKIRYRQAQNTTESRRWHLLLLVSRNWTIKQAAQVVGLNYDYAKEIVQRYNREGPNSVRNRSGDRQPPPAKSLLNPEQQEELRQALQGPAPDGGDWTGPKVARWIAEKIGSDHVWPQRGWDYLKRLGADWRRRRKK from the coding sequence ATGCCACCTAAAGCTCACTTAGAATCCCACCTGACGGCAGAGGAACTCAAAATTCGCTACCGGCAGGCACAAAACACCACAGAGTCGCGCCGCTGGCACTTGCTGCTGTTAGTTTCCAGAAATTGGACTATCAAACAAGCAGCCCAAGTCGTAGGCCTCAACTACGACTACGCCAAAGAAATTGTCCAGCGCTACAACCGAGAAGGGCCTAACTCTGTGAGAAATCGCAGCGGAGACCGCCAGCCCCCTCCTGCGAAATCCTTGCTGAATCCTGAACAGCAAGAAGAACTGCGACAAGCCCTGCAAGGCCCTGCCCCCGACGGCGGAGACTGGACAGGCCCCAAAGTAGCTCGCTGGATTGCCGAAAAAATCGGTAGCGATCATGTCTGGCCCCAACGCGGTTGGGATTACCTCAAGCGGTTGGGTGCTGACTGGCGACGGCGGCGCAAAAAGTAG
- a CDS encoding anti-sigma factor antagonist, producing the protein MTLTVSLRGTREVKNNYQLFRLTGLLDAFSEATFRKVISKCIDESPKHVILDLSQIDFVDSSGLGALVQLVKKAQTLEGTLQIVSNPRVTQTVKLVRLEKFLSLQPSVDEAVKNVKDA; encoded by the coding sequence TTGACCCTGACCGTTAGCCTCAGAGGCACTCGCGAAGTCAAGAATAACTATCAGTTATTTCGCCTGACTGGCCTGCTGGACGCTTTTTCTGAGGCAACTTTTCGGAAGGTAATAAGCAAATGTATTGACGAGAGCCCAAAACACGTAATTTTGGACTTGTCGCAGATAGACTTTGTGGATAGTTCAGGCCTGGGCGCACTTGTGCAACTTGTCAAAAAAGCCCAAACCTTGGAGGGGACATTGCAAATTGTCTCAAATCCCCGCGTAACTCAGACTGTTAAACTGGTTCGCTTAGAGAAATTTTTGTCTTTGCAGCCTTCGGTTGATGAGGCGGTAAAAAACGTCAAGGATGCTTGA